In bacterium, a genomic segment contains:
- a CDS encoding DegT/DnrJ/EryC1/StrS family aminotransferase, which yields MHRIFKKYAPVSAALLPNAEFDDIKLVLSMFLPWNWSKWRSGKEISELEEKFKEYFSVKHAFSFSSGRVGLYAILKSISIFLGSAFTVQRSEIIIQAYTTIAIPIAVKQAGFVPVYADIKEDTYNIDPVKVEEKITENTKAIIVQHTFGIPAEMDKITALCQKHNLLLIEDCAHSLGAEFGGKKTGTFGDAAFFSFGRDKIISSTSGGMAIVKDQILAEKIKKIQSNMDFPPLKWIFQQLAHPLVFWCSLPVYYFFSLGKIKILFWQKIGLISRAYSAEEKTGNAVDFYGYKFPNILAVLAFNQFKKMERFNDHRRKIAEIYGSSFKNHTEIIMPAISSAAKSTFLYYTIQVARRDKLLNFAAEKHIILGDWFPGALGPKGIEEEKFGYKKGDCQIAERVGLKSLDLPTNINTSEEDARKVADLIKEFFKS from the coding sequence ATGCATAGGATTTTTAAAAAATATGCTCCTGTTTCTGCCGCGCTTTTGCCAAACGCCGAATTTGACGATATTAAGCTTGTTTTGAGCATGTTTTTGCCGTGGAATTGGAGCAAATGGCGGTCAGGAAAAGAAATTAGCGAATTGGAAGAAAAATTCAAGGAATATTTTAGTGTAAAGCATGCGTTTAGTTTTTCTTCCGGCCGGGTTGGATTATATGCGATTTTGAAAAGTATTTCTATTTTTTTAGGCTCGGCATTCACTGTTCAGCGCTCAGAGATTATTATTCAGGCCTATACCACTATTGCTATTCCTATCGCGGTTAAACAGGCAGGTTTTGTTCCTGTATATGCAGATATCAAGGAGGATACTTATAATATTGATCCTGTTAAAGTTGAGGAAAAAATTACGGAAAACACCAAAGCGATAATCGTTCAGCATACTTTCGGCATTCCGGCGGAAATGGATAAAATTACAGCGCTTTGCCAGAAGCATAATTTATTATTGATCGAGGATTGCGCACATTCTCTCGGCGCAGAATTTGGCGGGAAAAAAACAGGAACATTCGGTGACGCTGCTTTTTTCAGTTTTGGCCGCGATAAAATAATTTCTTCCACAAGCGGCGGGATGGCGATCGTTAAAGATCAAATATTAGCGGAAAAAATAAAAAAAATTCAAAGTAACATGGATTTTCCGCCGTTAAAATGGATTTTTCAGCAGCTGGCGCACCCGCTCGTATTCTGGTGTTCTTTGCCGGTTTATTATTTTTTTTCCTTGGGCAAGATCAAAATTTTATTTTGGCAGAAAATAGGATTAATAAGCCGAGCATATAGCGCGGAAGAAAAAACGGGGAATGCTGTTGATTTTTACGGCTATAAATTTCCAAATATCTTGGCTGTCTTAGCGTTCAATCAATTTAAAAAAATGGAACGATTTAATGATCATCGGCGGAAAATCGCAGAGATTTACGGAAGTTCTTTTAAAAATCATACTGAAATAATAATGCCCGCAATTTCTTCCGCCGCTAAATCAACTTTTTTATACTATACTATTCAGGTTGCGCGCCGCGATAAGTTATTGAATTTTGCCGCCGAAAAGCATATAATTTTAGGAGACTGGTTTCCGGGCGCGCTGGGGCCAAAAGGGATCGAGGAAGAAAAATTCGGTTATAAAAAAGGCGATTGTCAGATTGCGGAGCGCGTAGGATTAAAATCGCTTGATCTTCCGACGAATATAAACACAAGTGAAGAGGATGCGAGAAAAGTGGCAGATTTAATCAAAGAATTTTTCAAATCGTAA